One Vicia villosa cultivar HV-30 ecotype Madison, WI linkage group LG5, Vvil1.0, whole genome shotgun sequence genomic window, CTACCTTATAAACAGAACCAAAACCACCTTCACCAAGCTTGTTAGAAAGTGAAAAATTATCTGTTGCAGCAGCTATGGAGCTAAGATCAAAGAACGGTAAATTTGAATTGTTTGTACTATCAAATTCTTGCTGAGTAGAAGAGTCATCAAAGCTAAGACGAAACGAATACTTGGGATCCCTTTTCGACCCTGTCATCAAACAAGAAAACAAACACATTTCAGCACATCAATTGAATCAATAATCCTCCCACAATGGCCAGTTTGataattaaaaagaatattaCTCACATTGTTTCCTGGACTTCACAAACCAATACACGAAAATGGTCCCCATAAACAACACCAAGCAAGAAGAAATAACTACTATTGCCACCATCCCCTTTTTGCCAAGAGAACCATATGGATGTTTTGCATACATAGCTGCATTTTACAGAAAAGGCAAAATCTCATAACAAACATCATAACCAAACAAATCAAACACATAAGCCTTTAACTTTACAATGAAATTATGTTTCAAAACATTTATACAAACATGTTGAATGCATTATTCTAAGAACTTTTACCCAATTCATGTGCATCCACTCGTAGATACAAATCTTGTCCAACTTGTGTATAAGTTCTTGTATCTTCCATATCACCATACCAAGTAACACACCCACTCTCAGATACCTCATTTTCACTCGTATACGCAACACAAGAACAATCCTCCAAACACTTCTCTCTACACTCTCTCAAACCCAAACTCTCATTCACACGTGCCTTAGAAGTATCAGGCACTTTCACACGTGCCACTTTCACAAACCCTTCCCCACTCCGACACGTGGAAACATTTCTCTTCCTCACACACCCACCCGACCCGTCTCTCAAATACCACTCCCTCGCAAACTTCGGTTCAAACCCGGGTAAACACTCACACTCAAACTTATCCGCATTATACGGGTCGCAATTCGAGTTCGACCCGCACTGTTTGAAATCATCACATTCCTCTTTCGGACCATACCAAATCTGAAACCATCTACGTTCGCTAGGCTGCCACGTCAGCCTCCTCACATGACCCGTTTCATCCAAAACCATTCTCGATAACACCCTTGGATCCTTCACACCGTATAGTATAGAAACTTCATCTTCGTTGTTGATGTAACTAACGTTGAATATGAAATTCGGAGTCATTTCGGGTACTCCGCTCCATCTTTGACCCGTCCACGACCCGACTCTCCATGTTGGAGATTTGTTTCTATACAGAAACAGTTGAGGAAAACCGGTCGGGTCAATCCAGTATGTCACGTTTCCGGTTCCTGGGTCACTCGGGGATTTCCATGATGTGAGGAACCGGTTCAGACCAGTTTTACGGTCCAATCCGAGTTTCATGAAAGGAAGCATAGTGTTAGTTGGAAAATCAAAACTCTGCCAAACAACGTTCTTTCCATTATTATGAAACAAGACCAAGTTTCCTGTATCCAAAAGGTTAGCTGAAGAGTCAGCAAATGAGGTGGAACTAGAAGTTGAAAAATTGGAAGACCAAATGGGTTTaaggtttttgtttttgttaaggTCGTGGAGTACGAGGTTTCCATTGTTGATGGAGAGAACACCGGAAGTGTCACTGAGAGGAGTGTCTCTGTTTGCAACCCAAACAACGGTTTGTTCAGAAATTCTGTTGTACCATATACCAAGGTATCGGGTTTTGGAATCTGGCTTCAGGCTGAAGAAACCTAGTACGAATGTTCCTTGAGGGTTGGAGACCAAAACGTCGCCGTCTTTGATTGTTTGGTTTCGCGTTATGGTGTCAAGTGAGTAGCAAGAAGGGTGAAAAAGcatcaacagaagaagaaatggaATGAGTAGAAGCTCTTTCATGGTGTCGGTTTGAGAATAAAAAAACATAGAGCTGAACGTGTTTGATTCTGTTACGTAATCATTTATGATGATGAGTTGTTTGTGATTTTTCATGTGTGTGTAAAGGAGTGTGATTTAGACGCATAACTAAAAATTGAATAATTGGTACTTGGTAGTTGGTTGGTATTAAATTCGTAGGGTATTTATGTGGTAGTGGAGAGAGGCGCAATGGCGCATAGTTTGGGGAATCTGTTTATGAAAAAGATTTCATTTGACTTAGTCTTTTCATGGACAGTTCGTGTGTGTTGTACGAATTAGAACTATCGATCACTTTGTCAATGACTGTCAATACATGTCAGGAACAAAAGGTTAATGTTCTCTTCAAAACAAGCTACTGCATCTGTCATATCAGTAGGAAGTAGTAGCCTAAGCTGGAATTGGCTTCAGTGACTTTGATATTGTGTAAAGATTCTGCTAgagtggcaaacgggcatgtctTCCCTGTTTAAGTCCGCACCTCAAAAATCTGCAAAAAAAATTGGACGGAACAGGACGGTCATAGTTGAGGATGCGAGCCTAAAATCTTGGTCCGCccaaaatttatgttaatttcaGTGTCCGCAAAAGCCTGCATAAAAAATCGAGCGGAGCGGAACGGTCACACTAGAGGGTGAGGGCCTAAAACTTTGGTCCGCCCCATAcaaaagtgcgggcaaaacgAACATATCCAACGGACCGGACCCGTTTTGTCACCCTAAGTATAACCATGAATACAAGTAAATTACTCTTggttcaattaatttaattatttctcATTTGATTCCATAGAaggattttttttaatctaatgaCAAAAAATAACTTGTGTAAGTTGCAAGGTTTGTTTCTCACAACATAGAACTAACTGGCCAATAACATAACATATGGCAAACCACCAAATCAGTCATTGACTTTGTAAGTCTTTaagattatgattttttttaattcaaactcAGTCAAATTATTAACCCTTCATAGTAATATTAAAGACTAACATGTCCAACATACATTTGACAAAATAGAATGTTGCATGTGATGACAAGTAGCAAGATGTATGGTGTACACATGGTGTAATGCATGAATAACACTTGTTATGGTGCATGCTTTGCAAAGAagtgaaacaacacttgttatggTGTATGTTTTGCAAAGGACACTTGGTGTTTTGCATGGAAGGTAAAAGAAAAGTGTCTTCATGTATGTAAGGCACTTTTAGCTTGCTTCTCCTATTAATAGGACCATAAGAAAAGCATTCGATTCACAATCTCGAGAGAAGAACAACAAGAAGCAAGAGAGAAATAGAGTcttgctcaagagagaaaattGTTCCTTATAGAGTTTCCTTGTGAGAGAAATGGTGAGCCAATTTGTAAGAGTGTTCATTACAAATTGAGAGATACATAATAGTGAGGTCCACCTAAGGGTGAAGTGGAAGTTTAAGAGGCCTAAGGTCCCATGGTTTTTCCCTTTCTCACATTGAGAAGGTTTTCCACGCTAAAATTTTTTGTGTCTTTAAACTTAAATTTACGTTTCCGCTAGTGCCTATTTTGAGTTCACAGAGAAGGAAAATTATGGAGGTCATGTCCCAATAATGGTATCAGAGCAGTGTCTAAGCTCTGAGATACTACAGTGTTATACTCCTAAGAAAGTTCTTAGTATGCTATTTGGTTGCAACATTGTTTGATCTTCCGCATCAGAAAGGAACTATTATAGTTTGTATTAAATTGTAGTATTACGAAAATGTGTCTTGTGTACGATATTATTAACAAAATCTCCTAGTTGAAGGAACTATTTTTCCGTGTTCTTAAGATGAAGAGTTCTACTAGTCATGATGGAGATATGTTCAAGTGAACCGCTGATAATTATACCTATTAGAAGTCGATGATGGAAGACCATCTATATTGTAAAGATTTGCATGAGCCAATCTCCCAAAAGGATAAGCCAAAGGGGAAGGAATAAAAAGAGTGGGAGCTCCAAAATCGGAAGGTAGTTGCCatgatcaaaaaataaataaatatgagttTATTCGAGCATGTGTCAACTTATACCAAAGCGTATAAGTTGTGGACCAAACTTGAATCCTCGATTCAAAAGAAGACACCGAGAAACAAAGCCCACCTTGTCATACGACTGGTGAAATTGGAGTACTCAGACGGTCAAAACATGATCGAGCATTTAAATACCTTCAAAGGTATTGTGAATCAACTGATGAAAGATGACATGAAGATAAATGAAGATTTGAAAACTTTTCTACTCCTAGGTTCTCTACCTGAGATTTGGGACACTCTATTCGTCACTCTTAGTAACTCTACTCCAGACAGAAAACTTGTCATGGTTTCTGTTACAGATTCCTTGCAAAATGAATAGTCAAGATGGAGGGAAAGAGGCTTCATCAACCAGTTTGAGGCCAACATTATTGATAACGGAGGAATGAGTAAGAATCGTGAAAGAGGAGGTCGTGGGAGATCACAAGCTAGATCCAAGTCTCGCACATCACTAAGTTGTTATTATTGTGGCAAACCATGCTACAAAAGACCTAAGTGCATATTCTTGAAGAGAGATCAACATACAGGAACAGTCCATCCAGATTTGATAAACCCAAAGAAGAATaaggaagatggaaccactaCTGCAGTAGCCTCGAACCACGAGAATATTTTCCTTATTGGAGATGACAATTATCTAAATGTTGTATTTGATGACTGCACTTGAATATTTGACACAGGAGCATCGTTTCATGCTACACCTCATGAAGAATTATTCTCATCATACCAAAGAGGAGATTTTagaatgatgaagatggaaaATCATGTCACAAGCAAGATTGTTGGTATTGGTGAAGTGACTCTGATCATAGGGAATGGCAATAAACTCATGTTGAAAGAAGTAATACATGTACCAGAAATGTGTCTAAACATTATCTCGGTAGGAAAGTTAGATGATTTGGGGATAATAAATGATATTTAGTTGATGATATAAGATTTTGTCTACTATGTTTAGTTGATGCCTACAACCACAGTTTTGTTTGTGGCGTCTTGGAGAAAGAGATTTTTCTAGCATTTGGTTTATCTAAGGAGGAGGTTGAGGAGATGAAGTATCATGCGACCAGGACACACAAAATGTAAGATATTTTATTAGGATCCTCTAAGGTCAGTGATTTGAGGTATGATTTAGAATATGTTATGACCATTTTCCATTTGCTCAATGTGACAAATCTAGCCAGTAATCGTTCTAGTTTAATACTTCACCACACCATTAGATCCTAAATCGGTAGTTCGTCATTGACCTTCACAACTAGAATGTCGTTCTAAGGTTGATTATTGGTTGTAGTGATAGAGTACATGTCGCCATGTCGACTTGGATGACATTGCATAGAATTATCTTCTTTTTATGTAAAAGAAATCTTTGACACCTGACTAATACACCATTTATCTGAATTGGATTATCGAACTAAATCACAATGGGTAACTCCTAGAAATCACGAGCAAGCTAGTTTACACAAGGCCAACCTTGGGCCATAGCAACCAGTCTCATAGCTCAGGGTCCCAATCATTTAGCCTGCTTTATATGTGTGcataattatttcatatttattaacCTTTAATATAAACTATAGATAATATTTATTCTTTATAGTTAAGTATTTAAATaactattataaaattaaattatttattactaaATTTTTATGATAATATATAAGATAGTTATAAgtggttttttattaaaaaaattattaaaaatgagCGATATTAGCATTATTTTAATTAAGTCTTTCGATTAtatgattaataaattaaattaataaatttatttatttttaaataatttaacttAGGTTAGTCTAACATAACATAATATTTATAAAGTTTCATAATTCTTTCAATTAGTTCTACTTTTTTTCATGCTACTAAATCAATTATAATTAAATGTTCAGGCGTATATCATAGTATCTTAAAACAACGTCGCCCCCATAACACAAAATTTTAAACTTTGAAATAAAAATGCAATTGTGTTTTTTAGAGaacataaaagataaataaaatcaGAGATGCCACAAATAGAAGAAGATTAgggatataataaaataattcaattcaaACAGAATATCCATCCAAATTTTTAGTTCAATAAAATACAACTTTTTTACTAGACATCAATTTTTTAAATACGGCCTTTAAATTATTTGGTACCATGCTAATCTAACACAACATTGATAAGGTTTAAATCAATTctgataaaattttgagcctcATATTAGTGTCTCAAAACAACTTCACCACAGAACACccaaaaaaaactacaaaataaattaaaagtaaaaaaacacATTTATCATCATAAAAGAGGAAACATGCATAATAATAAAACAGAATTAAATAAGCAAATACAAAATCCAGTCGCCATCTCTGCTGACAACCATCGCCTTTCTCTTTAAGTCTGACACAATCAttttctcctcttctttctcttaaactaaaggaaaaaacaaaatccagaaaaagaaaattaaaattcaagattGATTACTCCGTTTTTTATTAGGAatccatttttattaattgacatgAGCCTTTAGAAAATTAAGATCGGCCTTGAGTGTACATCTTAGATTAGTTGTCACCGTAGTGTACATGCAATTACATAATTACTCTAACATTCAAGTTagtaaaaaatatgaaataaaagataTTGAAATAAGATGTATACTTTTTTGGGCGACTAAGCAGTTGTATATAGGGTAATTTTTAATCCGGGTGAGTCCGGATATTAAGTCTCCCGAGAGGTGGACCAAAACTATAATCGAGTAAACTGAGACCGTACCATAAAAGGTATCGACAGTTTTTTGGACCGAAATTGGTCCAGTATATTCTGATAAAACATAATATAGTTGACTGTTTCATTGGAACCGAGACTGGACCGATACTTTTTTGGGTGCGTACCTGGACCACCCgaaatagaaaaaaattgaatttttagaaTTTGAAATAAACAATGATAAGGATTAATGAAGAACAAACAAAAACTTCCAGAATTTCCAGAATCTCAAAAAAATCGTAAGGATTCACATAACATAGTTGTCGattctaaaaaaaaatgtttaaacaTAAGTTATGaaacttaaattttcaaaaaagtaCAAAAGGAGATTACATTTTTGAATGATGCCTCAGAATAAACTCATCATttgaaatgaaaaatacaaaTATTCAAGTTGCAGTTGTCGAAGAAGCGACACTCGGGTCTTCACCAAAATGATATTTAAAAGGTTCATCTTGTGGTTCTTCAAGCTACAAAGTAACGGCATAAAGTTAGAAAACATATTAAGCATATACATATTAAGTAAAATAAGACATTCAGCAAAAGCTACTTACAACACTAACAATGCAACCTTTCTTAATCCCATACTTCTCATTCACCCAATCACTCTCACAAACTACCAtttcaattatcttagttttcaTAGATGATCATTTCAGATCAATAACCATTTTTCCAGCACTAAAAGTTGCTTTTGAAGCAACGGTAGTAATTGGAACAGTTAAGATATCCTTTGTCAATTTACTAAGAACATGATACTTTGCTTCATTCCCCATCCACCATGTTAAAACACCAAACTTAGCTTTAAGGGGAACTTTCAATGGAGGCTCAAGATATAATTCAATATCATATTTTGAATTACTATTACCCTTAACTGTTTCTAAAAACCTCTCAAAATTCCTCCTTCACAATCCAAAACTGGATCCTACTTCTGGAGTTCAGATACATGTTCATCATAATCATTGGTTCCATAGGTATCTTGTTACAATTGGAAGAGGGAATTTAAGTTGGTTGACAACTTTTGTTGATAGGAAGTTTCTTAAGTAGGACTTGGATACAACAACGGATATACCCATTTGATGAAGATCATCTTATGCCTACTTGATCAAGTAGAGTATAAGGCAGCATAATTCATAAGGCAACATGATTTGGCCTCAGAAGTTAATATCATCATAGGCACATAATTCGCAAGGTAACAAAATTGGCCTCagtttttgaattcatcataggCACATAATTCACAAAGAAACATAATTGAATCATAGGCACAGAATTTACAAGGCAACATAATTGAAGCATAGGCACAATTGAATCACAACTCATAAGTCATAAGGCAACAAAAATCATCATAGGTACAACATGAATCACAAGACAGCACATCAACCAGATCAAAAAGAATTGGCCTCAAACATATTTAATATCAAACATAAATCATCATAGGCATAACATGAAGCACAAGGCAGCATATCAAACAGAATTGACCTCGGGCATAATTCATATCAAACAGAAATCATCATAGGAAAAATTGAATCACAAGGCAACATATCAAGCAGATCAAACAAAATTAGCCTCAGACATATTTAATATCAAACATAAATCATCATAGGCACAACATGAATCACAAGGCAACATATCAAGCAGATCAAACAGAATTGTCCTCAAACATATTTAATATCAAACATAAATCATCATAGGCACAACATGAATCACATGGCAACTTATCAAGCGGGTCAAACATAACTGGACTCAGACATAATTCATATCAAACAGAAATCATCATAGGAAAAATTGAATCACAAGGCAACATATCAAGCAAGTCAAACAGAATTGGACTCATACATATTTAATATCAAACAAAAATCATCATAGGCACATCATGAATCACAAGGCAGCATATCAAGCAGATCAAACCGAATTAGCCTCAGACATAATTCATATCAAACAGAAATCATCATAGAAAAAATTGAATCACAAGGCAACATATCAAGCAGAAAACTAGCTACCTAAGGTACAATTCAATGGAAACTTAATTATCTATCTACTTATATATACCTTGGATCTAGAATTACACCAATAGAAATCAATGTATTAAACTCTGACTAATACTTGTCATATTTCAACTTCATTTCATTAGCAGTCACTTGTAGATGAGGGTTATTTGAGATGCTTGAAGGTTTATCAAGTAGAACCTTCACCATGTAAAGCTCAGTCAAGAAAAATTAGCAGTAAGGTAAAAGAAGCCACTTATAATTGATGTAACATCAGCAAAAACCTCTCAAAAACTGCAAATATCATGAACATCTTCCCAATCATTTGTCTCGGGCAAAAGTTGAGAAATGCACCATTTCCCCAGCATATCTAAGCCATACTTTTTGTAGTGGTATGCAGTGGACAAAATCAACCAAGTTGAGTTCCACCTTGTCTTAGTATCCAACACTTGCATTCTGCCTTCAAGTTGCAACGcatcaacaattttttttgaatattttgcaTCTAGTTTCAAAATTCAACAAGTATTTCACACCATTTCTAATATTATCAACAACCACCTTAATCATATCAAAATCATCCTAAACCAACAAATTTAAGATGTGTGCACAACACCTCACATGAAACAGTTTACCATCTAATGGTAAATTTCTCCTACTAGAACAATCTCTCTTTAATCTAGCAATGCAGTTATCATTGGCACTAGCATTATCTACTGAAATTGAAACAACCTTATCCCTTATGCCCCAATCATCCATCACCTTAATCATCTCCGTACGCAGAACCTCCCCAGAATATGGTGGTGGCACATTATTAAAAGATAAAACTCTTTTGTGAAGCTTCCattttgaatcaataaaatgaccAGTCATAGTCATGTAACCTATTTTTTGTTCACCAGAACACAACATGTCAGTTGTAAGACTGATCCTGCTAATCAAAGACATAAACTTTTTCATATTAACTCTCTCAGCCTCATAAAATGTCTCTCAATCAAGTATAACCTGTTGCCTAGTAATCTTTTTGTACCATGGATAAATCTCTTAGAAACTCATTAAAGATAACACCTTccataacagaaaaagaaaatttatgacATAGAACCATATGTGTTGCAACTTCTCTAACCCTAGCTTGATTATATGTCCAAGTTGTCAAACTAGGAGTACTATCACTACCACCTATATTTAACCTAGATTGTGTAACCTCTTTGTTTTTATTACCTTTCAACCTCAACTTTCTCTGAGTACGAGCTTCTAAATGTTTCTTACCATTAGAAGTACTTTTGCACTTCACATCATAAGTGTAAAGCTTACCACACCATTTACACTTCCACTTCTTAATACCATTAGGTTGTTCAATAAGTAGCATTTCAGTATGAACAACATATTATTTGGGACGAGGAGCTTTACCAAAGGCATTTCTCTGACTCTAAGAACTATGATTTTGGTCACCTGGAGGGGTTGACCCatcagtagtagtagtagtagtatttTGAGCAGTAGTAGTATTTTAAGTAGTGTTCTTAGTTGGAACTGGAAGCTCTAAATCAATGATCTCACCAATCTCTATATTTCCATCCATTGTCTCCTCTTCCCCAATCCCATCAAGCAACATATTAATATCAATAAGATCATCCATGGTTGGAGTCAATGGGGAATATTGAAAAGACATGGAAGAAAATACAatattaattaaacaataatGTAATACGAAATAAAACTCAACAACAGGAGACaaacaattattattaaaaaaaccccaattcaaaaccctagttgaacccTTATTAAGAACAAAACTCAACAACAAAACACAacctctttattattattattattaatcaaatGTCATAACTCAAAACTCAGTTCAAAATTAAAATATGCATGTACAAACTCacaacaatcaaaacatatttagGTCAAAACTTAGAAGTGTAGATAAAAGAACATTTTAAGTCAAAATCGAAACATGTTAGGTCAAAATTAAAACAGGCATGTAAAGAACGATTCAAGAACTCAAAGATGCAAACATGGTAAAGAATAGTATAACAAAAAAAAGAATGGTTGAATGCATTACAAGATTTTGACTTGAACGATTCACTTTAACAGATAATATCACACAGAATATCACACTAAAGATTCAAGAACAGATAATATCATTATATCACACTCAACATTCTAAAGTTTTTGGCTTGACCGGAAAGAGATAGGGGAAGAGGAGGTTATCGGAGGCAGAG contains:
- the LOC131602759 gene encoding G-type lectin S-receptor-like serine/threonine-protein kinase RKS1, giving the protein MFFYSQTDTMKELLLIPFLLLLMLFHPSCYSLDTITRNQTIKDGDVLVSNPQGTFVLGFFSLKPDSKTRYLGIWYNRISEQTVVWVANRDTPLSDTSGVLSINNGNLVLHDLNKNKNLKPIWSSNFSTSSSTSFADSSANLLDTGNLVLFHNNGKNVVWQSFDFPTNTMLPFMKLGLDRKTGLNRFLTSWKSPSDPGTGNVTYWIDPTGFPQLFLYRNKSPTWRVGSWTGQRWSGVPEMTPNFIFNVSYINNEDEVSILYGVKDPRVLSRMVLDETGHVRRLTWQPSERRWFQIWYGPKEECDDFKQCGSNSNCDPYNADKFECECLPGFEPKFAREWYLRDGSGGCVRKRNVSTCRSGEGFVKVARVKVPDTSKARVNESLGLRECREKCLEDCSCVAYTSENEVSESGCVTWYGDMEDTRTYTQVGQDLYLRVDAHELAMYAKHPYGSLGKKGMVAIVVISSCLVLFMGTIFVYWFVKSRKQWSKRDPKYSFRLSFDDSSTQQEFDSTNNSNLPFFDLSSIAAATDNFSLSNKLGEGGFGSVYKGVLSNGMAIAVKRLSKYSGQGIEEFKNEVVLISKLQHRNLVRILGCCIQGEEKMLIYEYLPNKSLDFFIFDKSKSSELEWRKRFDIICGVARGILYLHHDSRLRIIHRDLKASNVLLDSALNPKIADFGMARMFGGDQIEAVTNRVVGTYGYMSPEYAMEGQFSVKSDVYSFGVLLLEIITGKKNTGLYEDNESTNLVGHIWDLWREDKDMEIVDRSLGDSFSELEVQRCIQIGLLCVQDYAVDRPSMSTVVSMLGNDSTLPTPKQPAFIFKKSNYESSNPSTSGGIYSVNDVSMTMMEAR